The Stenotrophomonas sp. ZAC14D1_NAIMI4_1 DNA segment AAGAACGGCCGCCACCGCGCGGGTCGCGGATGCCGTACTTGTGCCAGTAGCTGTAGTCGGCATGGCCCGGCCGGAACTGCTGGCCGATGTTGGCGTAATCCTTGCTGCGCTGGTCGGTGTTGCGGATCAGCAGCGCGATCGGGGTGCCGGTGGTCAGGCCCTCGTACACGCCGGACAGGATCTCGACCTCGTCGGCCTCGCGGCGCGCCGAGGTGTGCCGGCTCTTGCCGGTGGCGCGGCGCTGCAGGTCGTGGGCGAATTCGGCCGCATCCAGCGCCAGCCCCGGCGGGCAACCGTCGAGCACGCAGCCGATGGCCGGCCCGTGCGACTCGCCGAACGTGGTGACGGTGAACAGCTTGCCGAACGAATTGGAACTCACGGGCGCTGCGCCGCCAGTTCGGTGATGCGGGCGCTGTGGGCGATCAGCTCGCGGCATTCGACCGCGAAGATGCCCATCTGGCCGACCTTGAATTCAACCCAGGCGAAATCGACTTCCGGCAGCAGCTTGATCAGGTGCTGTTCGGATTCACCCACTTCGCAGATCAGCAGGCCGTCCTCGCTCAGGTGCAGCGGGGCGTCGCGCAGGATCTTCAGCACCAGGTCCAGGCCGTCGTCGCCGGCACGCAGGCCCATTTCCGGCTCGTAGGAGTATTCCTGCGGCAGGGCATCGGTCTCGTCGTTGGTGACGTACGGCGGGTTGGTGACGATGAGGTCGTAGTGGCGCCCGGTCAGGCCGTTGAACAGGTCCGACTTCAGCAGGGTCACGTTGTGCGCCTGCAGGCGTTCCTTGTTCTCTTCGGCCAGCGACAGCGCGTCATCGCTCAGGTCGACGCCGTCCACTTCCCAGTTCGGGTAGTAGTGGCCCATGGCGATGGCGATGCAGCCCGAACCGGTGCACAGGTCCAGCGCGCGGCTGACGTCACGGCCGGCCAGCCACGGCTCGAAGCCGCACTCGATCAGCTCGGCGATCGGCGAACGCGGCACCAGGGCGCGTGAATCGCTCTTGAAGCTGAGGCCGGCGAACCAGGCTTCACCGGTCAGGTAGGCGGCCGGGACACGCTCGTCGATGCGGCGCTGGAACAGCTCCAGCACGCGCAGCTTTTCGGCCTGCAGCAGGCGGGCCTGGCCGTAGGCCGGGCCGAGGTCGTGCGGCAGGTGCAGGCTGTGCAGCACCAGCTGGGTGGCCTCGTCCAGGGCGTTGTCGTAGCTGTGCCCGAAGGTCAGCCCGGCTTCGTTGAAACGGCTGGTGCCGTAGCGGATCAGGTCGATGATCGTGTGGAGTTCGGCGGCCGTTTCAGCGGTCATGGCGGTACTGCGGGCAAAGTGGCCCACGATTATAGGGGCTGGCGCCCGCGGCGGCATCCGTTGCGACGGAAACGATCAGGCCGCAGCCGGTATGATGGGGATTACTTCCTGCGGGGGCTCCCATGTTCAATCGCAACGTCGGCATCATCCTGCTGATCGCCCTGGCGGCGGGCCTGGGCCTGCTGGCCGCGCAGCAGGTGTTCGCGCCGAAGCCGCCGGCCAACCAGCCGGCCACCGAAGCGATCACCCTGTACCCGCACACCCGCGAGCTGCCCGACTTCAATCTGGCCCAGTCCGACGGCACCCGGCTCATCCCCGGCGAGCTGAAGGGCCACTGGACCCTGGTGTTCCTGGGCTTCACCTTCTGCCCGGACGTGTGCCCGACCACCCTGGCCGAGCTGGCCGGCGCGCAGAACCAGTGGGAGGCCCTGCCCGACACCCTGCGCCCGCGCGTGCTGTTCGTTTCGGTGGACCCGGACCGTGACAACGCCACCCGCCTGGGCGAGTACGTGCACGGCTTCCACAAGGACACCCTGGCCGCCACTGCCGACATCCCGTCGCTGGAGCGCTTCGCCACCTCGCTGGGCTTCGTGTTCCAGAAGGTGCCGGGCAAGCATTTCGACGAGAATCCCGAGGATTACACCGTCGAGCACTCGGCCAGCCTGGCCGTGCTCGACCCGCAGGGTCGGCTTGCCGGCCTGGTGCGGCCCCCGTTCAACGCGCCGGCCATCGCCCGCGACCTGCAGAAGCTGACCGAGAAATCCGCCCCATGAGCCTGACCACCGCCCTGACGTACGCCCTGCCCCACCGCCTGCTGTCCTCGATGGCGCGCTCGCTGGCGTACTCGGACGACCCGCGCGTGTCGCGCTGGCTGATCGATACGGTCACCCGCAAGTTCAACGTCAACCTGGACGAAGCGGCCAACCCCGATCCGCGCAGCTACCCGACCTTCAACCAGTTCTTCACCCGCGCCCTGAAGCCGGGCGCACGCGTGGCCGACGCCGATCCGCGCAGCCTGGTGATGCCGGCCGATGGCCGCATCAGCCAGCTGGGGAAGATCGAGGCCGGCCGCATCTTCCAGGCCAAGGGCCAGTCCTTCACCGCCGCCGAGCTGCTGGGCAGCGAGGAGGACGCCAAGCCGTACAACGAAGGCCTGTACGCCACGGTGTACCTGTCGCCGCGTGACTACCACCGCGTGCACATGCCCTGGGCCGGCACCCTGCGCGAGACCGTACACGTGCCCGGCCGCCTGTTCAGCGTCGGCCCGGCCGCGGTGAACGGCGTGCCGCGCCTGTTTGCCCGCAACGAGCGCCTGGTCTGCCACTTCGATACCAGCTTCGGCCCGATGGTCAGCGTGATGGTCGGTGCGCTGCTGGTGTCCGGGGTGGAAACGGTGTGGAGCGGCGAAGAGATCCCGGCCTACGGCGACCGCATCACCCGCAAGGATTACCGTGGCCAGGGCATCCAGCTGGAGCGCTTCGCCGAAATGGCGCGCTTCAACTACGGCTCGACCGTGATCGTGCTGCTGCCTCCGGGCGTGGCCGAGTTCGCCCCGCAGCTGGGCGCCGAAAGCCCGGTGCAGCTGGGCCAGGCGCTGGCGAAGCTGCGCTGAGGAAGCGGCAACAATGCCGGCCAGCGGCCGGCACTACCGGGTCGGTAGATCCACGCCATGCGTGGATGGATTCACCACCGGGTCGGTAGATCCACGCCATGCGTGGATGGATTCACCGCGATGCCGGCCAGCGGCCGGCACTACTGCAGGGTCGGGGCCGGGCCGACGTCGACGCCGTCGTAGTCTTCCACGCCGGTCTGGCTGGCCAGGGCGGCCAGTTCCTGGTTCCGCAGGTCCAGCGAGGTCTCGTCGTGGATTTCCACGCGCTCCACGTGCAGCACGTGGAAGGCCGCATCGCCCTCCTCCGGCTCCTGCTCGAACAGCTCCACCACCTCATAGCCCTGGGCTTCCAGGGTGGTCGCCAGCGCCTGCAGGCGGTCCGGGGTGGAGTGCACGAAGTAATAGCCCCACAGCAGGGGCTTGGCGAGATCCCAGTCGGTGTTCTCGCGCAGGTTGGCGAACAGATCGCGGGTTGCTTCCAGGTCCATGGCTCTCTTCCG contains these protein-coding regions:
- a CDS encoding SCO family protein, giving the protein MFNRNVGIILLIALAAGLGLLAAQQVFAPKPPANQPATEAITLYPHTRELPDFNLAQSDGTRLIPGELKGHWTLVFLGFTFCPDVCPTTLAELAGAQNQWEALPDTLRPRVLFVSVDPDRDNATRLGEYVHGFHKDTLAATADIPSLERFATSLGFVFQKVPGKHFDENPEDYTVEHSASLAVLDPQGRLAGLVRPPFNAPAIARDLQKLTEKSAP
- the prmB gene encoding 50S ribosomal protein L3 N(5)-glutamine methyltransferase codes for the protein MTAETAAELHTIIDLIRYGTSRFNEAGLTFGHSYDNALDEATQLVLHSLHLPHDLGPAYGQARLLQAEKLRVLELFQRRIDERVPAAYLTGEAWFAGLSFKSDSRALVPRSPIAELIECGFEPWLAGRDVSRALDLCTGSGCIAIAMGHYYPNWEVDGVDLSDDALSLAEENKERLQAHNVTLLKSDLFNGLTGRHYDLIVTNPPYVTNDETDALPQEYSYEPEMGLRAGDDGLDLVLKILRDAPLHLSEDGLLICEVGESEQHLIKLLPEVDFAWVEFKVGQMGIFAVECRELIAHSARITELAAQRP
- a CDS encoding ribonuclease E inhibitor RraB — its product is MDLEATRDLFANLRENTDWDLAKPLLWGYYFVHSTPDRLQALATTLEAQGYEVVELFEQEPEEGDAAFHVLHVERVEIHDETSLDLRNQELAALASQTGVEDYDGVDVGPAPTLQ
- the asd gene encoding archaetidylserine decarboxylase (Phosphatidylserine decarboxylase is synthesized as a single chain precursor. Generation of the pyruvoyl active site from a Ser is coupled to cleavage of a Gly-Ser bond between the larger (beta) and smaller (alpha chains). It is an integral membrane protein.), encoding MSLTTALTYALPHRLLSSMARSLAYSDDPRVSRWLIDTVTRKFNVNLDEAANPDPRSYPTFNQFFTRALKPGARVADADPRSLVMPADGRISQLGKIEAGRIFQAKGQSFTAAELLGSEEDAKPYNEGLYATVYLSPRDYHRVHMPWAGTLRETVHVPGRLFSVGPAAVNGVPRLFARNERLVCHFDTSFGPMVSVMVGALLVSGVETVWSGEEIPAYGDRITRKDYRGQGIQLERFAEMARFNYGSTVIVLLPPGVAEFAPQLGAESPVQLGQALAKLR